In the genome of Xanthocytophaga agilis, one region contains:
- a CDS encoding alpha/beta hydrolase, translating to MKYYLSQSSRFFTKTIQITLSILFITVPAFAKTKSIHQEKFVRIGGIEQWITIHGADSTKPVILFLHGGPGSVMSAYDNTIYGAWEKDFVLVSWDQRGAGRTFGKNAPKQHDEEYWINNPLTVDQMAADGIELSEYLIKHLQQPKIILIGTSWGSVLGATMALKKPELYYAYIGHSQVVNGTETLVHAYHTVYKLAQKANDNESINKLTILGVPPYDDAKNTGQLFRIIKKYERENSVPAPNTWWRLAPAYDNETDARNREDGDDYSFINYVGHKKLGIKAMSATVDFMKNGLTFQLPVYIIQGEADILTPQELTKPYFDKLKAPHKEYFLVPGAAHGHNQSVIDTQYKVAKACIASLQKKK from the coding sequence ATGAAATACTATTTGAGCCAAAGTAGCAGATTTTTCACAAAAACCATACAGATTACTCTTTCTATCTTATTTATTACAGTCCCAGCTTTTGCCAAAACAAAATCTATTCATCAGGAAAAGTTTGTTCGTATTGGCGGAATTGAACAGTGGATTACCATTCATGGAGCGGATAGTACCAAACCTGTCATATTGTTTTTACATGGCGGTCCGGGAAGTGTTATGAGTGCTTATGATAATACGATATATGGAGCATGGGAGAAAGACTTTGTTCTGGTTAGTTGGGATCAGAGAGGAGCAGGAAGGACATTTGGTAAAAATGCTCCCAAACAACACGATGAAGAATATTGGATCAACAATCCATTGACCGTTGACCAGATGGCAGCAGATGGTATTGAGCTTTCAGAATATCTGATTAAACATCTTCAACAACCCAAAATCATATTGATAGGTACCTCCTGGGGATCTGTGTTGGGAGCTACGATGGCTCTGAAAAAACCAGAGCTTTACTACGCCTATATTGGACATTCGCAAGTAGTAAATGGTACTGAGACATTAGTCCATGCCTACCATACGGTATACAAACTTGCTCAGAAAGCAAACGATAATGAATCTATCAATAAGCTCACAATACTAGGTGTTCCTCCTTATGATGATGCAAAAAATACAGGACAGTTATTTCGTATCATCAAAAAATACGAACGAGAGAATTCTGTACCTGCCCCCAATACATGGTGGAGGCTAGCCCCTGCATACGATAATGAAACAGACGCCAGAAACCGGGAAGATGGAGATGATTATTCTTTTATTAATTATGTAGGACACAAAAAACTTGGCATCAAAGCGATGAGTGCTACAGTTGACTTTATGAAGAATGGACTTACCTTTCAGTTGCCTGTATATATTATTCAAGGAGAAGCAGACATCTTAACACCACAAGAACTCACAAAACCATATTTTGATAAGCTAAAAGCTCCTCACAAAGAATACTTTTTAGTGCCGGGAGCGGCTCATGGGCATAATCAATCTGTCATTGATACCCAATACAAAGTTGCAAAAGCATGTATTGCCTCTCTTCAGAAAAAGAAGTAA
- a CDS encoding AraC family transcriptional regulator, whose protein sequence is MSTKPSTLPIQYSCYFHRSRAGEQFIPEHTISYIVSGSMEMSDITTRQSFQQGDIYFCRRNQLAKYAKQPPADGEYRSVSIYFDQDTLRRFNLEYGYKPDKTVNTPAFIPLTHVPVLISYMESLRAYEQLFTQKENEALLTVKQNEALLLLLQLKPELKNILFDFSEPGKIDLEAFMNQNYHFNVDLQRFAYLTGRSLSTFKRDFEKVFQDTPSHWLIHRRLKEAYYLIKEKKKTASDVYLDLGFEDLSHFSYVFKKAYGVSPSMV, encoded by the coding sequence ATGAGTACTAAGCCATCCACATTACCAATACAATATTCCTGTTATTTTCATCGTAGCAGAGCTGGAGAGCAATTTATCCCCGAACATACTATCAGTTATATTGTGTCCGGTAGTATGGAAATGAGTGATATCACTACCCGTCAGTCCTTTCAGCAAGGTGATATATACTTTTGTCGGCGTAATCAGTTGGCTAAATACGCCAAACAACCACCAGCAGATGGAGAGTATCGTTCTGTCAGTATCTATTTTGATCAGGATACGTTACGTAGGTTTAATCTGGAGTATGGGTATAAACCAGATAAGACAGTAAATACACCTGCATTTATTCCTCTGACCCATGTGCCAGTATTGATTAGTTATATGGAATCTTTACGGGCCTATGAGCAACTATTTACTCAGAAAGAAAACGAAGCTTTGCTGACTGTGAAGCAAAATGAAGCTCTGCTTCTGCTCTTACAACTAAAACCTGAGTTAAAGAATATTCTGTTTGACTTTTCAGAACCTGGCAAAATAGATCTGGAAGCTTTTATGAACCAGAACTACCATTTTAATGTAGATCTGCAACGGTTTGCCTATCTTACAGGTCGTAGTTTATCAACCTTTAAACGGGACTTTGAAAAAGTGTTTCAGGATACACCCAGTCACTGGTTGATTCATCGTAGATTGAAAGAAGCTTATTATCTTATCAAAGAGAAAAAGAAAACAGCTTCTGATGTTTATCTGGATCTGGGTTTTGAAGATCTGTCCCATTTTTCGTATGTATTCAAGAAAGCCTATGGGGTATCCCCTTCTATGGTTTAG